One stretch of Candidatus Baltobacteraceae bacterium DNA includes these proteins:
- a CDS encoding 2-oxoacid:acceptor oxidoreductase subunit alpha, with protein MPQRTVNDFTIRVATVNGSGSQSSNLVLTNAIFRMGVPVAPKNVFPSNIEGLPTWFDVRVTSKGYRCRTRDVDVLVALNGATWQQDVAGVKPGGVVVHEATYPLTNETLRDDLTYYSVPFNALAKEHFADKGDLRKYLMNMIYVGALAHLLEIPTDTVEEGLRTQFKSKASAVELNMKSVMVGYDYARENLEKRDKYALERMSGKTDGYMFMEGNRAAALGCVMGGCTVAAWYPITPSSSLCEYFIQYSDKYRVDPETKERNVAIVQAEDELAAAGMVFGAGWAGARAMTSTSGPGISLMAEYAGFGYYAEIPGVIFDVQRAGPSTGLPTRTMQGDLAFAYTLSHGDTKHIVLLPATVREAYELAMEAFDLADRFQTPVFVLSDLDLGMNSWMTKPLPYPKKPYDRGKVLAAEDLSSMKSWGRYRDVDKDGIPYRTLPGTKHPNAGFFTRGTGHDEEARYSEQPDVWQRGLDRLLRKLETARTSVPAPWVDDKGRPVGILAYGTTHHAIVEARDKLEDAGLEVDYMRVRALPLAPDVAAFVKRHERVYVIEQNRDGQLYGILRTELPPHLIGRLQSICHYNGVPIDAHAIFDPILEAERQPAVVAE; from the coding sequence ATGCCCCAACGAACGGTCAACGACTTTACCATTCGGGTGGCGACGGTCAACGGCTCGGGTAGCCAGTCTTCCAACCTCGTTCTGACCAACGCCATCTTTCGCATGGGCGTGCCGGTCGCGCCCAAAAACGTGTTTCCCTCGAACATCGAAGGGTTGCCGACGTGGTTCGACGTGCGCGTCACCTCCAAAGGGTATCGCTGCCGAACGCGCGACGTCGACGTTCTCGTTGCGCTCAACGGCGCGACGTGGCAGCAAGACGTGGCGGGCGTCAAGCCCGGCGGTGTCGTCGTGCACGAAGCGACGTACCCGTTGACGAACGAAACGCTGCGCGACGATCTGACCTATTACAGCGTTCCGTTTAACGCGCTTGCCAAAGAGCACTTTGCCGACAAAGGCGACTTGCGCAAGTACCTGATGAACATGATCTACGTCGGCGCGCTCGCGCATCTGCTCGAGATTCCGACCGACACGGTCGAAGAAGGTCTACGTACGCAGTTCAAGAGCAAGGCATCGGCGGTCGAGCTCAACATGAAGTCCGTGATGGTCGGTTACGATTACGCTCGCGAGAATCTCGAGAAGCGCGACAAGTACGCTCTCGAGCGCATGAGCGGCAAGACCGACGGCTACATGTTCATGGAGGGCAACCGCGCGGCGGCATTGGGCTGCGTCATGGGCGGATGTACGGTTGCCGCGTGGTATCCCATCACGCCGTCGTCGTCACTGTGTGAGTACTTCATTCAATACAGCGATAAATACCGCGTCGATCCGGAGACGAAAGAACGCAACGTCGCGATCGTGCAAGCCGAAGACGAACTGGCAGCGGCCGGAATGGTCTTCGGTGCCGGCTGGGCCGGCGCGCGCGCGATGACGTCGACGTCGGGTCCGGGCATCTCGCTCATGGCCGAGTACGCCGGCTTCGGCTACTATGCGGAGATCCCGGGCGTCATCTTCGACGTGCAGCGCGCGGGACCGTCGACCGGCTTGCCGACGCGCACGATGCAGGGCGACCTCGCGTTCGCGTACACGCTTTCGCACGGCGACACCAAGCATATCGTGCTGCTCCCGGCGACGGTTCGGGAAGCCTACGAGCTCGCGATGGAAGCGTTCGATTTGGCCGACCGTTTTCAAACGCCGGTCTTCGTGCTCTCCGATCTCGATCTCGGCATGAACTCGTGGATGACCAAACCGCTGCCGTATCCGAAGAAGCCCTACGATCGCGGCAAGGTGCTCGCGGCTGAAGATCTGAGCTCGATGAAGTCGTGGGGGCGCTACCGCGACGTCGATAAAGACGGCATTCCCTATCGCACGCTGCCGGGCACGAAACACCCCAACGCCGGTTTCTTCACGCGCGGCACCGGCCACGATGAAGAAGCGCGCTACTCCGAACAGCCCGATGTGTGGCAGCGCGGACTCGACCGTCTGCTGCGTAAGCTCGAAACGGCGCGCACGTCGGTGCCGGCACCGTGGGTCGACGACAAGGGCCGCCCGGTCGGGATTCTGGCGTACGGAACCACGCATCACGCGATCGTCGAAGCGCGCGACAAGCTCGAAGACGCCGGCCTGGAAGTCGACTACATGCGGGTGCGCGCGCTGCCGCTCGCACCCGACGTTGCCGCGTTCGTCAAACGGCACGAACGCGTTTACGTTATCGAACAAAATCGCGACGGTCAGCTGTACGGTATCTTGCGCACCGAGCTGCCGCCGCATCTCATCGGCCGTTTGCAGTCGATCTGTCACTACAACGGCGTGCCGATCGACGCGCACGCCATTTTCGATCCCATTTTGGAAGCCGAGCGCCAGCCGGCGGTCGTTGCGGAGTAA
- a CDS encoding 2-oxoacid:ferredoxin oxidoreductase subunit beta produces MTANLNIIGLTREVYKGLPTTLCAGCGHNSITNHLIKALFDYGVEPHKLAKMSGIGCSSKTPAYFVEQAHGFNSLHGRMPSAATGAKLANRELLVLGISGDGDTASIGIGQYCHLVRRNVDLTYIIENNGCYGLTKGQFSATADVGSKQKGGKVNEYATIDVCGLAIELGATFVARSFSGDGKQLVPLLQAAFSHRGTAIIDIISPCVTFNDHEGSTKSYAHVKDHDIVLHTVDFIAGSKEIQADYEPGSVHDVELEDGSHVILRKLDADYDPTDAIGAMRTIHESTARGEFVTGLLYVDTHQRDLCEREHLTKKPLATLDESALRISKTDWAKLMEVS; encoded by the coding sequence ATGACGGCAAATCTCAACATCATCGGCTTGACTCGCGAAGTCTACAAGGGCCTTCCCACGACGCTGTGTGCGGGCTGCGGGCACAACTCGATCACCAATCATCTCATCAAGGCGCTCTTCGACTACGGTGTCGAACCGCACAAGCTTGCGAAGATGAGCGGTATCGGCTGCTCGTCCAAGACGCCGGCGTATTTCGTCGAGCAGGCGCACGGGTTCAACAGCTTGCACGGGCGGATGCCGTCCGCGGCAACCGGCGCGAAGCTGGCCAATCGTGAGTTGCTCGTGCTGGGCATCAGCGGCGACGGCGATACCGCGAGCATCGGCATCGGTCAATACTGCCACTTGGTCCGCCGCAATGTCGACCTGACGTACATTATCGAGAACAACGGGTGCTACGGCCTCACGAAGGGTCAGTTCTCGGCCACCGCCGACGTCGGATCGAAGCAGAAAGGCGGCAAGGTCAACGAGTACGCCACCATCGACGTTTGCGGTCTGGCGATCGAGCTCGGCGCGACGTTCGTGGCGCGCTCGTTTTCGGGTGACGGCAAGCAGCTCGTTCCGTTGCTGCAGGCGGCGTTCTCGCATCGCGGGACGGCGATCATCGACATCATCAGTCCGTGCGTCACGTTCAACGATCACGAAGGCTCTACCAAGAGCTACGCGCACGTCAAAGACCACGACATCGTGCTGCACACCGTCGACTTCATCGCCGGGAGCAAGGAGATCCAGGCCGACTACGAGCCGGGCTCGGTTCACGACGTCGAACTGGAAGACGGCTCTCACGTGATTCTGCGCAAGCTCGATGCCGACTACGATCCAACCGATGCGATCGGCGCGATGCGCACCATTCACGAGTCCACGGCGCGCGGCGAGTTCGTTACGGGACTGCTCTATGTCGACACGCATCAGCGCGATCTGTGCGAGCGCGAGCACCTCACCAAGAAGCCGCTCGCGACCCTCGACGAATCGGCACTCCGTATCTCGAAGACCGATTGGGCAAAACTAATGGAGGTATCGTAA